From the Rhodococcus sp. NBC_00297 genome, one window contains:
- a CDS encoding SDR family oxidoreductase, with protein MVQSRLRGRRPRRSWTDLRGAIVLVTGAASGIGRATAIEAARRGARLVVTDIAEAGLAATAATIAENGGSVVASRALDVSDHDAVASFADAVHAEVGSVDVVMNVAGISAWGTVENMAHETWKALIDINLMGPIHVTQCFVPPMIAAGRGGYLVNVSSSAGLLAYPWHAAYSASKFGVRGMSEVLRYDLARHGIDVSLVVPGAVRTPLVETVDIAGVDRDDPRVTKLTARFEAHAVSPEVVAEKILTGMEKRHFLVYSSNDIRVGYWVSRKFARPYEMTMQAANDYFSRLLR; from the coding sequence ATGGTGCAGAGCAGGCTGAGAGGGAGACGTCCGCGACGGTCGTGGACCGACCTGCGCGGGGCGATCGTGCTGGTCACCGGCGCCGCCAGCGGCATCGGTCGCGCCACGGCGATCGAGGCCGCGCGGCGTGGGGCGCGGCTGGTCGTCACGGACATCGCGGAGGCGGGACTGGCGGCCACGGCCGCCACCATCGCCGAGAACGGCGGCAGCGTCGTCGCCTCGCGTGCGCTCGACGTCTCCGACCACGACGCCGTCGCCTCGTTCGCGGACGCCGTGCACGCCGAGGTGGGGAGCGTCGACGTCGTCATGAACGTGGCCGGGATCTCCGCGTGGGGCACCGTCGAGAACATGGCCCACGAGACGTGGAAGGCGCTGATCGATATCAACCTGATGGGCCCGATCCACGTCACCCAGTGCTTCGTTCCCCCGATGATCGCGGCGGGTCGCGGTGGGTACCTGGTCAACGTGTCGTCGTCGGCCGGCCTGCTCGCGTATCCGTGGCACGCGGCGTACAGCGCCAGCAAGTTCGGCGTGCGCGGCATGTCCGAGGTGTTGCGCTACGACCTCGCCCGGCACGGCATCGACGTCTCGCTCGTGGTCCCCGGGGCGGTGCGGACACCGCTCGTCGAGACGGTGGACATCGCCGGCGTGGATCGCGACGACCCACGCGTGACGAAGCTGACCGCACGCTTCGAGGCCCACGCCGTGTCGCCCGAGGTGGTCGCGGAGAAGATCCTGACCGGGATGGAGAAGCGGCACTTCCTCGTCTACTCGAGCAACGACATCCGGGTGGGGTACTGGGTGTCGCGCAAGTTCGCGCGCCCCTACGAGATGACCATGCAGGCGGCCAACGACTACTTCTCCCGACTGCTGCGCTGA
- the arsC gene encoding arsenate reductase (glutaredoxin) (This arsenate reductase requires both glutathione and glutaredoxin to convert arsenate to arsenite, after which the efflux transporter formed by ArsA and ArsB can extrude the arsenite from the cell, providing resistance.), whose translation MSVTIYHNPRCSTSRNVLAAIRDAGVEPTIVPYLTTPPDEATLRALISDAGLTPRTAVRKRETLYKELDLANADDETVLRAMLTHPVLIERPFVVGEKGTVLARPAATVSTVL comes from the coding sequence ATGTCCGTCACGATCTATCACAACCCCCGGTGCTCGACGTCCCGCAACGTACTCGCGGCCATCCGCGACGCGGGGGTGGAGCCGACCATCGTGCCCTACCTGACCACCCCGCCGGACGAGGCGACGTTGCGAGCCCTCATCTCCGATGCCGGCCTCACCCCGCGCACCGCTGTGCGCAAGCGCGAGACACTGTACAAGGAACTCGATCTCGCGAATGCCGACGACGAGACGGTCCTGCGCGCCATGCTGACGCATCCGGTACTCATCGAGCGGCCCTTCGTGGTCGGCGAGAAGGGCACCGTCCTGGCGCGCCCGGCGGCCACGGTGAGCACGGTCCTCTAG
- a CDS encoding sulfite oxidase-like oxidoreductase, whose amino-acid sequence MALISKGFVGRRRGDDGRTPPGQYLTNDFPVLAIGPAPVVATDTWSFSITSETGETRTWTWDEVAALPHETPTVDIHCVTKWSKLDTNWNGVSLDVLLDGLDTEAGYVVVHGFDGYTTNLPLEDLRDGKAWLVTEFDGEPLAREHGGPARLLVPHLYFWKSAKWVSRIELTEENEQGFWERGGYHDYGDPWREQRYQGD is encoded by the coding sequence ATGGCGTTGATCTCGAAGGGCTTCGTGGGCCGCCGGCGCGGCGACGACGGTCGGACTCCCCCCGGCCAGTACCTGACCAACGATTTCCCGGTTCTCGCCATCGGGCCCGCGCCCGTGGTCGCGACCGACACGTGGTCGTTCTCCATCACGTCCGAGACCGGTGAGACCCGGACCTGGACGTGGGACGAGGTGGCCGCGCTGCCGCACGAGACCCCGACGGTCGACATCCACTGCGTCACCAAGTGGTCGAAGCTCGACACCAACTGGAACGGCGTGAGTCTCGACGTGCTGCTGGACGGTCTCGACACCGAGGCGGGGTACGTCGTCGTACACGGCTTCGACGGATACACCACCAATCTGCCCCTCGAGGACCTGCGAGACGGGAAGGCCTGGCTGGTCACCGAGTTCGACGGAGAGCCGCTCGCACGCGAACACGGCGGTCCCGCACGGCTTCTCGTGCCGCACCTGTACTTCTGGAAGTCGGCGAAGTGGGTCTCGCGCATCGAACTCACCGAGGAGAACGAACAGGGATTCTGGGAGCGCGGCGGCTATCACGACTACGGCGACCCGTGGCGCGAGCAGCGATACCAAGGCGACTGA
- the arcA gene encoding arginine deiminase produces the protein MDATAPLGADSEVGTLRTVMLHRPGDELRRLTPRNNDQLLFDGLPWVDRARDEHDAFADLLRGRGVEVLLLGDLLTETLALSGAARVQGVAAAVEPRRLGHVLARDLATYLRGLPAPELATVLMAGMTFDELPVADDSGVSLVRRMHHGGDFVIEPLPNLLFTRDSSFWIQQRVAITSLALRARARETSLTDLIYAFHPRFLGVRRAYESHTAPVEGGDVLLMAPGVVAVGVGERTTPAGAEALARSLFDDDLAHTVLVVPIAQERASMHLDTVCTMVDTDAVVMYPIIQDTLSAFTIRREDTGVTITGAGPFLDAAADAMGIGKLRVIDTGLDNVTAEREQWDDGNNTLALAPGVVVAYERNVETNARLEASGIEVLRISGSELGSGRGGPRCMSCPVARDPV, from the coding sequence ATGGACGCGACGGCTCCGCTGGGAGCGGATTCCGAGGTGGGAACGCTCCGGACGGTCATGCTGCACCGTCCGGGCGACGAGCTGCGCCGACTCACCCCCCGCAACAACGATCAGCTGCTGTTCGATGGACTGCCGTGGGTGGACCGCGCTCGCGACGAGCACGACGCGTTCGCCGACCTGCTGCGAGGACGCGGTGTCGAGGTCCTCCTGCTCGGTGATCTGCTGACCGAGACCCTGGCCCTCAGCGGTGCCGCACGCGTGCAGGGTGTCGCCGCCGCGGTGGAACCCCGGCGGCTCGGACACGTGCTCGCCCGGGACCTGGCGACCTACCTCCGCGGCCTGCCCGCACCCGAACTGGCGACCGTGCTGATGGCGGGCATGACCTTCGACGAACTGCCGGTCGCGGACGACTCGGGTGTCTCGCTGGTCCGGCGCATGCACCACGGCGGCGACTTCGTCATCGAGCCGCTCCCGAACCTGCTGTTCACCCGCGACTCGTCGTTCTGGATCCAGCAACGCGTCGCGATCACGTCACTGGCGCTGCGGGCCCGCGCTCGGGAGACGTCGCTGACGGATCTGATCTACGCCTTCCATCCACGATTCCTCGGTGTGCGCCGGGCCTACGAGTCGCACACCGCGCCGGTGGAGGGCGGCGACGTACTGCTGATGGCGCCCGGCGTCGTCGCCGTGGGAGTCGGTGAACGCACCACGCCCGCCGGTGCCGAAGCGCTCGCGCGCAGCCTCTTCGACGACGACCTCGCGCACACCGTGCTCGTGGTGCCCATCGCGCAGGAACGGGCGTCGATGCACCTGGACACCGTGTGCACGATGGTCGACACCGACGCGGTGGTGATGTACCCGATCATCCAGGACACGCTGTCCGCGTTCACGATTCGCCGCGAGGACACCGGTGTGACCATCACCGGCGCGGGCCCGTTCCTCGACGCCGCGGCCGACGCCATGGGTATCGGCAAACTGCGGGTCATCGACACCGGACTCGACAACGTCACCGCCGAACGTGAGCAGTGGGACGACGGGAACAACACGCTCGCACTGGCTCCCGGCGTCGTCGTCGCGTACGAACGCAACGTCGAGACCAACGCGCGCCTCGAAGCGTCGGGCATCGAGGTGCTGCGCATCTCGGGATCGGAACTGGGATCGGGCCGCGGCGGACCCCGCTGCATGTCCTGCCCCGTCGCCCGCGATCCCGTCTGA